In Chitinophaga sp. HK235, a single window of DNA contains:
- a CDS encoding RNA polymerase sigma-70 factor, with translation MSMQSEALEPAILFKAYYTRLCYFAFQFTGDKDQARDIAQEAFVSYLGQRGSVAPHPVAIRNFLYTSVRNACLNVLRHEKVVEKFVAAQTTAPEDDTTVVLTMIKAEVLGEINRVLQTLPASCQEIIRMGYIDGLKNQEIARQLNISINTVKTQKKRGLHLLRQRLNPEIYSLFFL, from the coding sequence ATGTCTATGCAATCTGAAGCACTGGAGCCTGCCATACTTTTTAAAGCCTATTATACGCGGCTTTGTTATTTTGCATTCCAGTTTACGGGAGATAAAGACCAGGCCAGGGATATAGCCCAGGAAGCCTTTGTAAGCTACCTCGGGCAACGGGGCAGCGTGGCCCCGCATCCGGTGGCCATCCGGAATTTTCTGTACACCTCCGTGCGCAATGCCTGTTTGAATGTGCTCCGGCATGAAAAAGTAGTAGAGAAATTTGTGGCTGCACAAACCACCGCTCCGGAGGACGACACCACAGTAGTACTTACCATGATAAAGGCTGAAGTACTCGGAGAAATCAATCGTGTATTACAAACACTTCCTGCATCCTGTCAGGAGATCATCCGCATGGGATATATCGACGGATTAAAAAACCAGGAGATTGCCCGGCAACTCAATATCAGCATCAACACCGTCAAAACACAGAAAAAAAGAGGGCTGCATCTACTACGGCAGCGCCTTAATCCTGAAATCTACTCTCTCTTCTTTCTGTAA
- a CDS encoding OmpA family protein, protein MRKIFLLLGICALGSTTQAQLFDRIKNKVQQKVNEKIDQTIDKATTPKKKDDQDNTGSSNAGNTADANNTPAANNGGSSASTDIKAYSRFDFVPGEKIIVHENFAQDVIGEFPGQWNTRSGAELVTVSNRPGKWLAIKQDGIFYPEYITNKLPDNFTLQVDLMASNGIAGIGAITVGLVKAADTDEKFHYGDGSAASNPSFKVTFSPKSSGEGTFRYSSNLIGDHSISGTPYFNVPKKNYVRLSIWRQKQRVRVYVDSTKILDLPRALDADGGLNTLVFSAYAPDYDKTDGIFFISNINLAVGAPDTRNKLITEGKFITHGILFDTNSDQIKAESYGALKDIASVLSENAAVKVKIVGHTDADGNDKLNLDLSKRRAEAIKAALNKTFGIDVARMDTDGKGKTQPIDNNTTEVGKANNRRVEFIKL, encoded by the coding sequence ATGAGAAAGATATTCCTGCTGCTCGGTATATGTGCCCTGGGAAGCACTACCCAGGCCCAATTATTTGATCGCATCAAAAACAAAGTACAACAGAAGGTCAATGAAAAAATTGACCAGACCATTGATAAAGCCACTACCCCAAAAAAGAAAGACGATCAGGATAACACCGGCAGCAGCAACGCCGGCAATACTGCTGACGCCAACAATACACCTGCCGCCAACAACGGCGGATCTTCGGCCAGCACGGATATCAAAGCCTATTCCCGCTTTGACTTTGTGCCGGGAGAAAAAATCATTGTCCATGAAAATTTTGCCCAGGATGTTATTGGTGAATTCCCTGGTCAGTGGAACACCCGTTCCGGCGCAGAACTGGTGACTGTCAGCAACCGTCCCGGCAAATGGCTGGCCATCAAACAGGATGGTATTTTTTATCCGGAATATATTACCAACAAACTGCCGGACAACTTTACCCTGCAGGTAGACCTGATGGCCAGCAATGGTATTGCAGGCATCGGAGCTATTACCGTGGGTCTGGTGAAGGCGGCCGATACAGATGAAAAGTTCCATTACGGAGATGGCAGCGCTGCATCCAATCCATCCTTTAAGGTAACGTTCTCCCCTAAGAGTTCCGGTGAAGGTACTTTTCGTTATTCCTCCAATCTGATTGGTGATCATAGCATCAGCGGCACACCTTATTTTAATGTACCGAAGAAAAACTATGTAAGGCTCTCTATCTGGCGTCAGAAACAACGGGTACGCGTATATGTAGACAGTACCAAGATACTGGACCTTCCCCGGGCCCTGGATGCAGACGGCGGCTTAAACACCCTCGTGTTCTCCGCTTACGCACCTGACTACGATAAGACAGATGGCATCTTCTTTATCAGCAATATCAACCTGGCCGTAGGTGCACCCGATACCCGCAACAAACTGATCACCGAGGGTAAATTTATCACCCACGGTATTCTCTTTGATACCAACAGCGATCAGATCAAAGCGGAATCTTACGGTGCCCTGAAAGATATCGCCAGCGTGCTCTCTGAAAATGCAGCTGTAAAAGTTAAAATCGTAGGTCATACCGATGCAGACGGCAACGACAAGCTGAACCTGGACCTGTCCAAACGCAGGGCCGAAGCGATAAAGGCAGCACTCAACAAAACCTTTGGCATCGATGTGGCCCGTATGGATACAGATGGTAAAGGCAAAACACAACCTATTGACAACAACACTACAGAAGTAGGAAAAGCCAACAACCGCCGCGTAGAATTCATCAAATTATAA
- a CDS encoding S9 family peptidase, with translation MRTLLLFMLTLGSLITTAQSQLPWDLSQLKETPRTYPADSCQVPGFRAFFYEGITYKARPTKVFAYYKTPAGTPPPGGWPAVVCVHGGGGTAFPAWVQAWVDHGFAAIAMDLEGHLPSGSYPNRQWHENAGPARITTFGDIELADREQWFYHAVADVIRAHSLLSSFPEINQQKIGIHGISWGGVITSAVIGLDHRWAFAVPVYGCGFLYNTSNPSWRQFFEAMTPKQLQAYKQKWDPSIYLPSSQVPTLWVTGTNDPAFPLDIWQQSALLCKSPRLLSMTITSKHGHKWEQPEIFAFAGKVVRGEQTTLPANSTTVIKGSTAVAELSGKYQIEKAVLCFTTDSSNWQKRSWQSVTATVDKKGVSAVIPAGTTALYFNITSKDSLTFSTPFAVRP, from the coding sequence ATGAGAACATTACTGCTATTCATGCTGACTTTGGGCAGTCTGATAACAACTGCTCAAAGTCAGCTTCCCTGGGACCTATCCCAGTTAAAGGAAACGCCCCGCACCTATCCCGCTGACTCCTGTCAGGTACCTGGCTTCCGCGCCTTCTTCTATGAAGGCATCACCTATAAAGCCCGTCCCACTAAAGTTTTCGCTTATTATAAAACGCCTGCCGGCACACCTCCTCCGGGTGGATGGCCTGCTGTTGTATGTGTACATGGCGGCGGTGGCACCGCTTTCCCCGCCTGGGTGCAGGCCTGGGTAGATCACGGTTTTGCAGCTATCGCCATGGACCTGGAAGGGCACCTGCCTTCCGGTAGTTACCCCAACCGGCAATGGCATGAAAACGCCGGCCCCGCCCGTATCACCACCTTTGGCGATATAGAACTGGCCGACCGGGAGCAGTGGTTCTATCATGCCGTGGCCGACGTAATCAGGGCCCATTCTCTGTTATCATCTTTCCCTGAAATCAATCAGCAAAAAATAGGCATCCACGGTATTTCCTGGGGCGGCGTGATCACTTCCGCCGTGATCGGGCTGGACCATCGCTGGGCCTTCGCTGTGCCTGTATATGGCTGCGGCTTCCTGTACAATACCAGCAACCCATCCTGGAGGCAGTTTTTTGAAGCCATGACACCCAAACAGCTCCAGGCCTATAAACAGAAATGGGACCCATCCATTTATCTCCCTTCCAGCCAGGTGCCTACCTTGTGGGTAACCGGCACCAACGATCCCGCGTTTCCGCTGGATATCTGGCAACAATCTGCTCTGCTGTGTAAAAGCCCACGGCTACTGTCGATGACCATCACCAGTAAACACGGGCATAAATGGGAACAACCTGAAATATTTGCTTTTGCCGGTAAAGTAGTGAGAGGGGAACAAACCACACTGCCGGCCAATAGTACTACTGTTATCAAAGGGTCAACGGCCGTGGCGGAGTTATCGGGGAAATATCAGATCGAAAAAGCGGTATTATGTTTTACCACCGATAGCAGTAACTGGCAAAAACGTTCATGGCAATCAGTTACTGCTACCGTTGATAAAAAAGGGGTATCTGCTGTTATACCGGCAGGCACCACTGCACTGTACTTCAACATCACCAGCAAGGACTCCCTGACTTTCAGTACGCCCTTTGCCGTTAGACCGTGA
- a CDS encoding M1 family metallopeptidase — protein MKRCFNILLLLCMAGLSVNAQQLYEPRNIRKAYENNTRSRSGNPGSKYWQNKGRYDIHITVAPPSPTVYGKESVTYINNSPDALQTLVFHLICNVHKPQAPRSGYVSKDYLASGVVIDTLLVNGALVPFNNDIGTVGVVNLPTPLASKDSLQLKISWHYDLSLESGREGIIDSATYFLAYYYPRVAVYDDYNGWDMLEHNGRAEFYNDFNDYRVAVKVPKNYVVWGTGNLLNADEVLQPAYAARLKSSYNSDSLVHIATKAEMLTRKVTQQQDWNTWKFSYDHITDVTLGLSSHYTWDAASVMVDSATRRRSSIQAAYNDTAYDFHSSIRFAHNALNWFSHQWPGVAYPYPVMTAFQGYADMEYPMMVNDGSVGKNLSFAQLLQDHEMAHTYFPFYMGINESRYAFMDEGWATTFEYLARINEKGKSNADDLYRRFRVAYYASDPSTEEDQPIISMSNQVSGLGYGNNSYGKASLAYLAVKDLLGDMVFRKCLHAYMDKWNGKHPIPWDFFYSFNTAAGQDLNWFWQNWFFTNHYIDLALTQVQVKGKTASLQIKNTGGFAIPFDVVVNYTDGSQSRVHKTPEVWKKNDKSLQLTVPVNKAVASISLEGNLFMDATPADNTWKK, from the coding sequence ATGAAAAGATGTTTTAACATCCTGTTATTATTGTGCATGGCAGGGCTGTCTGTGAATGCGCAACAGCTCTACGAGCCCCGTAATATCAGGAAGGCTTATGAGAACAATACCCGCTCCCGCAGCGGAAACCCCGGTAGTAAATACTGGCAGAACAAAGGGCGGTACGATATTCATATTACAGTGGCCCCACCTTCTCCTACGGTGTATGGAAAAGAATCGGTCACCTATATCAACAACAGCCCGGATGCGCTGCAAACACTGGTGTTTCACCTTATCTGCAACGTACATAAGCCACAGGCACCCCGTTCCGGATACGTCAGCAAAGACTACCTGGCCAGCGGCGTCGTGATCGATACTTTGCTGGTCAATGGCGCCCTGGTACCATTCAATAATGACATCGGTACCGTAGGGGTTGTCAACTTACCCACTCCGCTGGCCTCTAAAGATAGTCTGCAACTGAAAATCAGCTGGCATTATGACCTGTCTCTGGAAAGCGGCCGCGAAGGTATCATCGACAGCGCCACCTATTTCCTGGCCTACTATTATCCGCGTGTAGCCGTTTACGATGACTACAATGGATGGGACATGCTGGAACATAACGGCAGGGCCGAGTTTTACAACGATTTCAACGACTACCGTGTAGCCGTGAAGGTGCCTAAAAACTATGTGGTATGGGGTACCGGTAACCTGCTCAATGCAGATGAAGTGCTCCAGCCGGCATATGCAGCCAGACTGAAAAGTTCCTATAACAGCGATTCGCTGGTACATATCGCCACCAAAGCAGAAATGCTGACCAGAAAAGTAACACAGCAACAGGACTGGAATACCTGGAAGTTCAGCTATGACCACATCACAGATGTAACCTTGGGGCTGAGCAGCCATTACACCTGGGACGCTGCCAGCGTAATGGTGGACAGCGCCACCCGCCGCCGTAGCAGTATACAGGCTGCTTACAATGATACCGCCTATGATTTCCATTCCTCTATCCGCTTCGCGCATAATGCCCTCAACTGGTTCTCCCACCAGTGGCCGGGAGTAGCTTACCCTTATCCGGTAATGACTGCTTTCCAGGGATATGCAGACATGGAGTATCCGATGATGGTCAACGACGGCTCTGTCGGTAAAAACCTGAGCTTCGCGCAGCTGCTGCAGGACCACGAGATGGCACATACCTATTTCCCTTTTTATATGGGTATCAATGAAAGCCGTTATGCGTTTATGGATGAAGGTTGGGCCACCACCTTCGAATACCTGGCACGCATCAACGAAAAAGGGAAAAGTAATGCAGACGATCTGTACAGACGCTTCCGCGTAGCCTATTATGCCAGCGATCCTTCTACGGAAGAAGACCAGCCCATCATCTCGATGTCCAACCAGGTGAGTGGACTAGGATATGGCAACAACTCATATGGCAAGGCCTCCCTGGCTTATCTGGCCGTGAAAGACCTGCTGGGCGATATGGTGTTCCGTAAATGCCTCCACGCCTATATGGACAAATGGAATGGTAAACATCCCATCCCCTGGGATTTCTTCTACTCCTTTAATACAGCCGCAGGTCAGGACCTCAACTGGTTCTGGCAAAATTGGTTCTTTACCAATCATTACATTGACCTGGCGCTGACCCAGGTACAGGTAAAAGGAAAAACTGCCAGCCTGCAGATTAAGAATACCGGTGGTTTTGCCATCCCGTTTGATGTGGTGGTAAACTATACAGATGGTTCCCAATCCCGGGTGCATAAGACACCGGAGGTATGGAAGAAAAATGATAAGTCATTACAGCTGACAGTGCCGGTAAATAAAGCCGTCGCTTCCATTAGCCTGGAGGGCAACCTGTTTATGGATGCCACCCCGGCAGACAATACCTGGAAAAAATAA
- a CDS encoding FecR family protein: MEQHQDAFDYAALIFRCLNGEATNAERQQLQEWLDKDPRHQTLYASFLDPAQLTAGIAFQESIDIEADWEAVLARSHQPNSRQRPVWPGRIAVWTAAAAAVVAGVVLLYPYRHISSHDNRIVADQTHTFHNDVLPGSNQAVLQLANGQTVHLGGYDHEAIREADGTTIYQHKDGLVYDHQRGQPTAGIYNILSTARAGQYQLTLEDGTKVWLNAASSLKFPVHFTGNERKVELTGEGYFEVAANDRQPFKVMVNGVEVLVLGTRFNIGAYNDAVNTTLISGAVKVCLPDKRSWQLSPGQEAHIQQEQVFISYADTEKAIAWKEGIFYFKNDDLRDIMEQVARWYDLELNFEGPLPTKKISGNISRQAKLSQVLEMLNYVSGAHFNIQGKKVSISLSK; the protein is encoded by the coding sequence ATGGAGCAACATCAGGACGCTTTTGATTATGCAGCACTGATTTTCCGTTGTCTCAACGGAGAAGCCACCAATGCCGAAAGGCAACAGCTGCAGGAATGGCTGGACAAAGATCCGCGGCATCAGACTTTGTATGCCTCTTTCCTGGACCCTGCACAGCTGACGGCCGGCATTGCCTTTCAGGAAAGTATTGATATAGAAGCCGACTGGGAAGCTGTGCTGGCACGCAGCCACCAGCCGAATAGCCGTCAACGGCCGGTATGGCCAGGTCGTATCGCCGTATGGACTGCCGCCGCTGCCGCCGTAGTAGCCGGTGTCGTGCTGCTGTATCCTTATCGGCATATATCATCGCATGATAACCGGATCGTGGCCGACCAGACACACACCTTCCACAATGATGTTCTGCCAGGCAGCAACCAGGCTGTATTACAGCTGGCCAACGGCCAGACCGTGCACCTCGGCGGCTATGATCACGAAGCCATCCGGGAAGCCGATGGCACGACCATCTATCAGCATAAGGACGGCCTGGTATATGATCACCAACGCGGCCAGCCAACTGCCGGCATATACAACATCCTGTCTACTGCCAGGGCAGGGCAATACCAGCTGACTCTCGAAGATGGAACCAAAGTATGGCTCAATGCCGCATCTTCACTGAAGTTCCCTGTTCATTTCACTGGCAATGAAAGAAAAGTGGAACTTACCGGCGAAGGATATTTTGAAGTGGCCGCCAACGACCGCCAGCCATTTAAAGTAATGGTCAACGGTGTGGAAGTACTTGTATTGGGCACCCGCTTTAATATCGGTGCTTACAACGACGCAGTCAACACTACGCTGATCAGTGGTGCTGTTAAAGTATGCCTTCCCGATAAACGCTCCTGGCAGCTGTCGCCCGGACAAGAGGCTCATATACAGCAGGAACAGGTGTTTATCTCCTATGCCGATACAGAAAAAGCTATCGCCTGGAAAGAAGGGATTTTTTATTTTAAGAATGATGACCTGCGCGATATTATGGAACAGGTGGCCCGCTGGTACGACCTGGAATTGAATTTTGAAGGACCGCTGCCAACCAAAAAAATCAGCGGAAATATCAGCCGTCAGGCTAAACTGTCACAGGTGCTGGAAATGCTGAACTATGTGAGTGGTGCTCATTTCAACATTCAGGGGAAAAAGGTAAGCATCTCCCTATCAAAATAA